A DNA window from Piliocolobus tephrosceles isolate RC106 chromosome 9, ASM277652v3, whole genome shotgun sequence contains the following coding sequences:
- the CUEDC2 gene encoding CUE domain-containing protein 2 has product MELERIVSAALLAFVQTHLPEADLSGLDEVIFSYVLGVLEDLGPSGPSEENFDMEAFTEMMEAYVPGFAHIPRGTIGDMMQKLSGQLSDARNKENLQPQSSGVQGQVPISSEPLQRPEMLKEETRSSAAAAADTQDEATGAEEELLPGVDVLLEVFPTCSVEQAQWVLAKARGDLEEAVQMLVEGKEEGPAAWEGPNQDLPRRLRGPQKDELKSFILQKYMMVDSAEDQKIHRPMAPKEAPKKLIRYIDNQVVSTKGERFKDVRNPEAEEMKATYINLKPARKYRFH; this is encoded by the exons ATGGAGCTGGAGAGGATCGTCAGTGCAGCGCTCCTTGCCTTTGTCCAGACACACCTCCCGGAGGCCGACCTCAG TGGCTTGGATGAGGTCATCTTCTCCTATGTGCTTGGGGTCCTGGAGGACCTGGGCCCCTCGGGCCCATCAGAGGAGAACTTCGATATGGAGGCCTTCACTGAGATGATGGAGGCCTATGTGCCTGGCTTCGCCCACATCCCCAG GGGAACAATAGGGGACATGATGCAGAAGCTCTCAGGGCAGCTGAGCGATGCCAGGAACAAAG AGAACCTGCAACCGCAGAGCTCTGGTGTCCAAGGTCAGGTGCCCATCTCCTCAGAGCCCCTGCAGCGGCCCGAAATGCTCAAAGAAGAGACTAggtcttctgctgctgctgctgcggaCACCCAAGATGAG GCAACTGGAGCTGAGGAGGAGCTTCTGCCAGGGGTAGATGTACTCCTAGAGGTGTTCCCTACCTGTTCGGTGGAGCAGGCCCAGTGGGTGCTGGCCAAAGCTCGGGGGGACTTGGAAGAAGCTGTGCAGATGCTGgtagaggggaaggaagaggggcCTGCAGCCTGGGAGGGCCCCAACCAG GACCTGCCCAGACGCCTCAGAGGCCCCCAAAAGGATGAGCTGAAGTCCTTCATCCTGCAGAA GTATATGATGGTGGATAGTGCAGAGGATCAGAAGATTCACCGGCCCATGGCTCCCAAGGAG GCCCCCAAGAAGCTGATCCGATACATCGACAACCAGGTAGTGAGCACCAAAGGGGAGCGATTCAAAGACGTGCGGAACCCTGAGGCCGAGGAGATGAAAGCCACATACATCAACCTCAAGCCGGCCAGAAAGTACCGCTTCCATTGA
- the FBXL15 gene encoding F-box/LRR-repeat protein 15: MEPPMEPSGGEQEPGAVRLLDLPWEDVLLPHVLNRVPLCQLLRLQRVSRAFRALVQLHLAGLRRFDAAQVGLQIPRAALARLLRDAEGLQELALAPCHEWLSDEDLVPVLARNPQLRSVALGGCGQLSRRALGALAEGCPRLQRLSLAHCDWVDGLALRGLADRCPALEELDLTACRQLKDEAIVYLAQRRGAGLRSLSLAVNANVGDAAVQELARNCPELQHLDLTGCLRVGSDGVRTLAEYCPALRSLRVRHCHHVAESSLSRLRKRGVDIDVEPPLHQALVLLQDMAGFAPFVNLQV; this comes from the exons ATGGAGCCACCGATGGAGCCGTCCGGAGGGGAGCAAGAGCCCGGAGCCGTCAG GCTCCTGGACCTGCCCTGGGAAGATGTGCTGCTCCCACACGTCCTGAACCGCGTCCCGCTGTGCCAGCTGCTCCGGCTGCAGCGCGTTAGCCGGGCCTTCCGGGCGCTGGTGCAGCTTCACCTGGCCGGGCTGCGTCGCTTCGATGCCGCGCAG GTGGGTCTGCAGATCCCGCGGGCCGCATTGGCCCGGCTGCTGCGGGACGCCGAGGGGCTGCAGGAGCTGGCGCTGGCGCCGTGTCACGAATGGTTGTCAGACGAGGACCTGGTGCCGGTGCTGGCGCGTAATCCGCAGCTGCGGAGTGTGGCGCTGGGCGGTTGCGGGCAACTGAGTCGTCGGGCGCTTGGGGCGCTGGCCGAGGGCTGCCCACGCCTGCAGCGCCTGTCGCTCGCGCACTGTGACTGGGTGGACGGGCTGGCGCTGCGCGGCCTCGCTGACCGCTGCCCGGCCCTGGAGGAGCTGGATCTCACCGCCTGCCGCCAGCTCAAGGACGAGGCCATCGTGTACCTGGCGCAGAGGCGCGGCGCTGGCCTCCGCAGCCTCTCTCTGGCCGTCAACGCCAATGTGGGGGACGCCGCGGTTCAAGAGTTGGCTCGGAACTGCCCAGAACTCCAGCACCTTGACCTCACCGGCTGCCTCCGCGTCGGAAGCGACGGTGTCAG GACATTGGCCGAGTACTGCCCAGCGCTGCGCTCTCTGCGGGTGCGGCACTGCCACCATGTGGCGGAGTCCAGCCTGAGCCGCTTGCGGAAGCGCGGCGTGGACATCGACGTGGAGCCGCCGCTGCACCAGGCCCTGGTGCTCCTGCAGGATATGGCTGGCTTCGCACCTTTTGTCAATCTGCAGGTCTGA